catgaaaaatattactttttatgctaaaattattactttttattgtgagtatcggtagggttgacccgtctcacagataaagattcgtgagaccgtctcaaaagAGATCTATTCAATATATATTATCTCATGTATAAAAAGAAAAATCTTTAATTCAAATCTGAAAATGTTAATGTGAGACCAGCAAAAGAAATCAAATACTTAATAAACATGCAGAAAATACACACGAGGTCTACAGATCAGCATGGAACATTGCGTGGGCGTTTCAGCTCCACATTGGCAGAGGTGTTCAGTATTCGAGAAGCTCACGGTTGGATGAAAAGTTTGGATCGTCCCAACATCATTATGGAATCCGATGTTCTTGTGGTCATCGAGGCTCTGAATAATACGAAACCAGATTCTTCTAGTCTAGGCATCGTTATTGAAGATTGCAAATTCTTATGTAGATGATGATATCCGAGTGAATCGGGTATATGATATGTGGACAATCCACCGGATGATGAAGATAATTTTGTGTTTAGGAAATATGAGTAATGATAATGGCTTCAGATAAAACCTGCAAACAAGGAAAAGAACTTGTGAATGGACGCCGAAAAGTTGTCCGGTATGACCattccgatgcttaagtcagcaggttgaagacgAAGAAACACAAGCGATATATGTGAGAATATATGTGAATTCTTGAGAATTCAAATTTTTCAGAATCCGCAAATGAAttatacctgctatttatagtagtaaATATCATCATTACCTTGTTTTCAGCGCCGCCTGCTAAGTATGGTAAGACGGCTACCCATATTTTCTGATCACTTCTCTAACACGCTAAGCCCACATCTTTCTGACATATAAGATGATCATACCGATACACTTGAGTGTGGTGCGCTTCTCCAGATAGTCCGggtagaaagttcccgggaACTTGCATGAGAACCCGGCTCTTGGTGGCCCGCGAAGAGAATAATGCCCGACTGCTGAGGAAAGTATTATGCGCAATGATGATGGTTTGAGCTATTCAAGTAATGTATCGAATCATCCATGACCCAGACTCTAACGGGATATCAGTATAGATTTATCTTTGTGTCATTGTTTTAGTTACATATCAACTAACAAAAAACTTTTTTCGCTTTTGATTTGTTACAAAGAACCTCTCCCTCTCTTagtttaatttctttttttaacTATTTCGAAATTGGCTTAATATTTTATGTCAgggttatttaaaaaaaaatttctattaaaTTTTTCGagattttgaattaattatttttatctcaatttttaattaaatttgaatAACGGAGAAAATCAAGACTCCGGCTTTGCCACGATCGTGGAAGCATTTGGGATTTGAACCGAAATGTCCGCCATTGATCTGTAAATCAAGCAACGAAAATGGCGACCCGGAATATTATCATCGGACCTTTGCTTCAATATATCAAGAAATCAGCAATTTCAATCACCGCCCCTCCTTTTCTAGACACAAATGTTCAATATTTTTCCGTTTGCGCAGCTTCCCATCACTCGAATTTAGCATCCCTTTTCCAAAGGTATGGCTTTTCACCTTCTCAGATGCCTGATTTCCTAAGAAAGAATGAATTTTTACTCGACTCAAGCCCCTCAGAAGTCGAAAAATCGTTTAAAATCCTGTTGTCTTTGAAGCTTTCCCAAGATTTTCTTGTTTCAACTGTTAGTAGTTGTCCCAGAGTTCTAGAACTTGAATTCTTGAAAAAATGGCAGAAGGTTTTTTTGCAATTGCAAATTTGTAACTTCACATCCAAGGCAGTTAAGAATGTCCTTGAAGTTGCAAAGAAATTGGGGTTGAGCCCAGATGATGTTCTTAGGTGTATCCTATATTTAAAGGATTTGGGGCTCACTGAGGGCACTATTATTAGGATTTTAGAGGAAGAGCCTATGATAATGGTGTCGAAAAGCGATGAAATCATGAAAAAAGTTGAGTTCTTGATGGGGATTGGAGTCCGGAGGAAAGAAATCAACAGAATTATTTGTTTGTTTCCCGGGATTTTGGCGTATGGAGTGGAAAATAGGTTGAAACCATTATTTGATGAGTTTGAAGATTTAGGTTTTAGCTTAAGTGAGGTTAAGAGAGAGGTTCTTAGAGATCCTGTAGTTCTTAAGTTGGAAAATGGAGAGCTTATACGGTGTATGGAATTGCTGAGGAGTTTGAAGTGCCGGATGGCAATTAAAGAGCGTATTTTCCGGCGAGGAGAGTTTAGAGCTGGTTATGAAGTGAAGCTGAGGATAAGTTGCTTAAGGAAGCATGGTTTGATATATAGAGATGCATTTGCGGTACTGTGGAAGGAACCAAGGGTGATTTTGTATGAGATAGGGGAGATCGAGAAGAAAATTGAATTCTTGGTACAGAAAATGAGGTTTGACTTACAATGCCTGGTCGAGGTTCCTGAATATTTGGGGTTGAATTTGGATAAACAGATTGTTCCTAGATTCAAGGTGATTGATAGTTTAAGGGTAAAGGGGGGGGTCGGAGATGAGGTGCGTCTGAGAAATCTAGTCAAGCTCACTAGATTGAAATTCTATAATATGTATGTTAAGCCGTATCCAGAACTTGAAAAGGTATACGGTAGATTTTCTGGAGAAGTTCAAGTTAGAAGCCGTCATCCGGTTGGCATGTGGAAACTTTTCAGGCCACAGCAGTATCTGGAGTCCATGGAAGATGCTAAAAATGTCGAGTGATCAGTGGCTTAAAAAGGGCATATACATTTAGTCAGGTCCGTGTCAAGTTGGCTATGGTGGTTAGCAGTAAAAAAATtttgtatcatattttcattcACAGATAGGTATAACTTTAGACAGATCCTCCGCTTGGTTTGAGCTCTAACCATGTCTATCGACACAAGTTTCGAAGTATTAACTTGCCAAGTGTGGTTTATCATCAACTTCTGCTCGGTTAGCTGAGGTGTTTTTGTCTAGGCCAGTTGGCAAGCAATACAATCCCCTATTAGACAGCATTGAGAGCCAGCTCCAAATCCATTTGGAATAGCTGATCAGCAGAAAATTAAACCACTGTGATTCTTATGATATTCATAGATTCAAACTGGAAGAAGCTGCAGTTGTATCTGCCAATTATTCTCCTTAAATGGAAGAATTTGGAGAGACAACAGATGTAGAGGTGGTTCAGTGCTGTTGTGAATGGAATCCCAGGAAATCCACACGGTGCAGCTGTAATGAAACAGGAGAAATTAAGATTACTCAACTTTAGTCTTGTTATCAACTCCAGTCTTGAATCAAATTATTTATATCGAGAATTTCCAACGATCGGAAACTTTTACAACTATTATATCGAGAATTACCAACGATCAGAAACTTTTACAACTTCTGACATTTGACATTATCAACTTTTAAAAGAGTTAAATTTTATGGTGGAACTAAAAGGTAATTTTTtccattttaattaaaaaaaaaaaagtcaaaaagaAGCGTATTTAACAATTTCTGGAGTATAAATTTCTTCccctcaattttttttctttttacttgTTTTTATGATCCCGACGCATCTTTTTTCACTTGTttgtataattatatttattttcgactataatataatatcatataaaaattatcATAAGACTGAAATTTTCAAGACGGCACATTGCATGGAAAATTATTAGAGCTGTCATCAAAATGAGTTTGGTTCGTACTTAAATCGACTCATCTCATCCCACTATGTAAAATATGTAGATTGAGTTAATAATTTCACGACTTATCAAAATGACGAGTCGACCCACCTCGTCGCCCCGTTTTGGAAGTCCTAAAAATTATCTTAAAATTCGGAGTTCACGTCCCCAAGTTTTCCACCTAGCTGCTCGATCAATCCCCTAGAGAAGGAGAAGAtccaaataataattaaaaatcattaaGTCCAAAAGTGGGACCACGTCTTCAAAACCCATGATAtgtaattgaaaattttataaataaaacgaTCATCTCATTTTTACTCTGAAAAAATCTCTCTGGTTTTCTGAGTACATTTTTTATGTGATCGTTCGTTGATTTGAGCGCAAGAGGATTTTCGTTAGATATTTTCAACGTCTCTAATGTTGTTCGTGATGCAGGTGACAACATCTTTCGAGATTTAGCACTGATCGACTTGTTCGTGATGCAGGTGACAACATCTTTCGAGATTTAGCACTAATCGATTGACTGTTCACCATACATATAATTGGATAATATTATTTGTTTACCATGTCAACATATTATAACATACTTCGAGAAGCTATCTATTTCTCCAATACCAAATATCATTACTATTTACTAACTATTGAAACTACATAAAAACTAGGGGTGAGCTCAGGTAGGGACACCCGTCGTGTAAATCAATATCCAATCTTTGTCTCGATAATATCTGAGAATTTTTTTTCTACTGATCCCGTGCTAGACAAGTGTTGAGACCTGAATGTTCGAGATTCTGTCGAGTAGAGATAGGATataagataaatatttttttaaatccatGGAGGCTCTCcattattatattaaatctAGATGatatatatcaatttttaaaTTCTGATGAACACGAGAACGACATACATTGTATGCAACCATTAAAAATGTAATCATTTTTGTGATACATCATAAATAAACCGAAACAAATTATTGATTAATCTAAGAgaatcaaaacaaaaattaacaTATCAAGTCATTGTCTCATTAAACTACCACACAACCTTCTCAAGCTCCATTTGACATCATTCATTATTCTCAAAGTTGAATAACGTTCAGTGACTACTAAATATGTGATGATGAGTGTATTTGGTAAGATGTATGATTTTAATGGCGAAGACGGAGACGTTGCCGAGCTAAAAGAAGGGTATATATGAACTGCTTGGTATGTTCAACTGGAGCGATCATTTTCCAGTTCTGGCGTGGCTGGACTTGCGGGGAGGAAGTTAGAAGGAAAAGAACTGGTAAAAATGGAGGAATATCATAACTTTCTGAACAAAATCCCCATGATTTTGTTGATGTTTTGCTTGACTTGGAGAATTCAGATAATTAAATTCTTGATTTAACAtaaataacacatgtttttgaAGTAATTTTAACttggctttttttttttcaagaacaTGTTCATGTTGCATGAAGTACCTATagaaaatttgataattatttctGTTTTCTATATGGCATTTATGCAACAGGCTTCGCATGATGGCCATCGACTAAATACCTAAGATGTTCATggtgaaaattatattttcgaTTATGTAATTATTTTTGGTTCATGTCGTCGGTCTATTCATAATTTTAGTATATTTGttaccccatggatgggcccaatacccctggcccatccctagcccaaatggaagacaggcccatcaagggcccatgtattctcctataaataccaggtttgagcatATTGTTGattcattcaatatattgttttcagcagcacccttagctgctccccactatatcctcagtcactgacttgagcgtcggaggggctacgccaggacaccctcctggtccccttctaacggtcttcttcgtgatttcaggctcaggacaatTTCAAAACCTTGTGTCTGTACTAGTGACGCTTGCTgaaatcggaccctaaatttcccgtgagtatcacttggcgccgtctgtgggaaactttgagttgagacgtagagatggtaggcaagaaaggaagtagaagagctacatcagcatcatcgcgtcctcagaggggacccgaaacatctcatgttgagacaagacAAGAACAACCGCGTCTTGAGACGAGACAgaaacaacctcgtcaagagacaaGAACCGAGCAGCCCCTTCACGAGGCAAGGATCGAGCAAAcccgtcccaatgagaatgtggggaacttgaccctggaacacCTGGACAAATTTATCACCCGGACAATGGATGAGGCCATGAAGAGGaatcaagagtctatgtttgtAGAGGAACAGGCCGCCTTTCAGGAGCGTGAGGAAAATATTGAAGTCCACCAGAGCAGGGTTGAAGAGACGCAACCCATCCAAAATGGGGAGATTAGTGAGATGGAGGAGATGTGGAAGGAGATACGGAGGTTGAGGGAGCAGGTAGGAAGTAGAGCGCCAgcacccaagagaggaagtcatttttcactagccattttagaagaagggctactccaaattttcgacagtcgaatgtgggagagtacgatggacatactgaccccgaggaacacttggggaggtttgagaatgcggccctgttacatcaatattcagatgggGTCAGAtgcagggtgtttctgggcacgttggtaaggtcagcccagcaatggtttaacaccttgcagcccaactccatacgAACTTTCGAGGATTTTTCCGCTGCTTTCTTGCACAGATTCGCTAGCAGCAAAAAACACCAAAAAAACTATTTGAGCCTGTTTGTGGTGAAACAACAAGAAGCTGAAACTTTGCGAGAGTTTGTCAAGCGTTTCAACAACGCAGCGTTGGAGATGCCAGCGGCCactcctgacatcatgataagtgcctttaccCAGGGGCTTAGAAGAGGAGAGTTCTTTAAATCGTTAGTGAAGAAACCTTCATCAAGATATGATGATCTGTTATCTCGGAcgaaaaaatatgtaaatttaGAGGATGCCCAGCGGCACAAGAGGATGGAGCAGCGGCCCGGGGGAGGAAGAGTTGAGAGAGCGGAGAgaggaggaaggaagaggggtgcaGAGGAAAGGGAGGAGGATAAAGCTAGGGACAAAAGACAATTCTCATAACATGTTTCTCCGGATAGGAGTCgtgacgaggtgatggaggtgagggagcccgaggggaggtgggagaagtcgagAAGGGTTAAGAACAGTGCTAGATTGCCTTCGTGGGACAGACGAGAAAGATCCGCATCCGGGAGTCGACCAAGGTCTCTCCCCTcccctaggcgtggtcaaggcccttcatggataaatcagagggtcagagagcagagaggggaaggtcgaGGTCAAGATGTTCGTCAAGAGCCcgtcgaaccgaggaggggaatgaatgaggataaccaccctacgagaggaatgaatcatttgatctcggggggtgctactgatggagactctgagcgagctcggaaggcacatgagagaaggttggagaactttgagatatctagaggtgcagacttaccacaagaccccgtcatcagctttgtgccggaagacctccgaggcgtttgactccacataacgatgccttggtggtgacggccaccattgccaattatgatgtggcaatgatatttattgataatggaagctccgtgaacgtcttgttcaagtGCACGTTAGATCAAATGAAGGTagaaggatttgagtttgagccggtctccaccccgctgtatgggtttgcaggacaCACCATCCCGTCTTTGGGTCAAATTGTGCTTCTCCTATCCTTGGCAACtgatcctcggcgggtaacaaagatGATAGCGTTCACCGTGGTGGATACCCTTTCAGCGTATAATGGAATTCTAGGATGGCCGGCCCTGAAGGATTTCAGAGCCGTAGCTTccacttatcatcagaagcttaagtttcctgtgaGAAAAGGAGTTGAAGTCTTGTGCGGGGATCAAAAATTCGCGCGTCGGTGTTATGAAGGGGTAGTGAGGGAAGAGGGAAAAAGAGCGCGTGTGGAGCTTAACATGATTAGGAAAGAATAAGtgggtaactttgtcctgtTGAGGTATAAGAGGAGCAGAGatgaaagttggagaatgcgccGGGCAAGGTCTAAAGAGGCTCGGGAacgcttaccaccttagagaaTATTAATCTTGATTTGAATTTTGCTGTATTTCGTTTCTGAATTTGTCTTATGTTATCAGTTGAAATTTAATAAAGtcaagttcttatattaagttcgtggatgttgttgtattgtgaggatgaaatgaattaaattttcaTGCTAAGACATCGTCTAGcaagaggagcagagtggaggaggagaattaaattttattttcctgctaaggcatcgcctagcagaggagcagagtttgggaggagaaaaatgCCATTTTCCTGCTATGGCGTCACCTAACAGAGGAGTTAAAGGGTGATGgtgaagaatttttattttcctgctaaggcaccgcttagcagaggagcagagttgtgaaggagaaaaattaaattttcctgctaaggcaccgcctagAAGAGcagcagagttggggaggagaaaaattaaagtttcctgctaaggcccggcttagcagaggagttagagggtgtagatgttgaatttttattttcctgctaaggcatcgcctagtagaggagttagagggcgggGTGGTGGTGGCTTGCACGcctgaatttttattttcctgctaaggcccagCTTAGCAGAgtagttagagggtggaggtgttgaatttttattttcctgctaagacatcgcctagtagaggagttagagggcgggGGTGGTGGTGGCTTGAGCGcctgaatttttattttcctgctaaggcccggcttagtggaggagttagagggtggaggtgttgaatttttattttcctgctaaggcatcgcctagtagaggagttagagggcggggtggtgaatttttattttcctgctaaggcccggcttagcagaggagttagagggtggaggtgtcgaatttttattttcctgctaaggcatcgcctagtagaggagttaaAGGGCGGGGgtgatgaatttttattttcatgctaaggcccggcttaacagaggagttagatggtggaggtggtgaatttttattttcctgctgaggcatcgcctagcagaggagttagagggtggaggtggtgaatttttattttcctgctaaggcccggcttagcagaggagttagatggtggaggtgtcgaatttttattttcctgctaaggcatcgcctaacagaggagttagagggcgggggtggtgaatttttattttcttgctaaggcccggcttagcagaggagttagagggtggaggtgttgaatttttgttttcctgctaaggtatcacctagcagaggagttagagggtggaggtgttgaatttttattttcctgctaatgTATCACctaacagaggagttagagggtggaggtgttgaatttttatgttCTTTCTAAGGTATCGCCCAGtagaggagtcagagggtgaggagttggaaataaaattttttcctcctaaggcatcacctagcagaACAGTCACATGGTGAGGAGATGGatgttttattttcctgctaaggcatcgcctagcagatgagttagaggctgaggaggttgaagttttatttttcataCTAAGGCCCgacttagcagaggagtcaagGGCATACcgtgttagaaaaatttatttcgtttGTCGATAACGAATGATGTTTGccgctgcgaaaattacggggatcgacctgcccggtcaggtcgtgTGGGTTTGGGGGCAACGCCCCCAAAAGCTCTTCAGAATCCAAGGGCTGCGGGCGAAGGGAAAGTGTGAGGCGCTGTGCTAGGCGAGAGTGCGGGCTGGGTGTGCGGGCTGGGGCGGGCTGTGGTGAGAGATGTGGGCGAGGAGAGGCACAGTGTGGGCGAGCGGCTAGGGGCGCGCGCTACGCAAGCGTGGTAGGGGCGCTCGGCGAGGTGCTGGCTTGGGCGAGCGTGCGCGCTGAAGGATGTGGGTGAGCGTGGTGGCTAGGGCGCTTGGCGAGGCGCTGGCTTGGGCGAGCGTGCACGCTGAAAGCTGGGGGCGAGCGGGGTGGCAAGAGCGCTCGGCGAGGCCCTGGCTTGGGTGAGCGTGCGCGCTGAGGGCTGTGGGCGAGCGTGGTGGCTTGCGGGATCGGCGAGGCACTGGCTTGGGCGAGCGTGCGCGCTGAGGGCTGTCTGCGAGCGTGGTGGCTTGCGCGCTTGGCAAGGCACTGGCTTGGGTGAGCGTGCGCGCTGAGGGCTGTCCGTGAGGCAGTGGCTTGTGCGCGGAGGGCAGAGGCGCGCTGGGCTGTCGGCGTGGTGGTGGCTTGCGCGCTGAGGGCAAGGGCGCGCCGGGCTGTCGAGTGTGCGCGCGTGGACTCGGGCGAGACGGCAGCCGGGGCTTCGGCCGAAGGTGACGGCGGGGTGGTTGTGAAGCTGCGCTAGGGTTAACGCGCAGGTGAAGCGTGGGCGGGGAAGAGCTGGTGAGTGAATTGCAGAGAAAATTTTTTGTGGGAGAAGTGAGAATGATATAAGAAGGATTacgatttgatttgtttccaaatcttTGGAGACTGACGAACGGCTAGAAGAAAATGCACAACTCGCACCCGGTAACCCGAAGACAGCACAACtaatcgaacttcgaacctgcgattcagttcgactcgggagggggagactggtgataccccatggatgggcccaaTACCCatggcccatccctagcccaaatggaagacaggcccatcaagggcccatgtattctcctataaataccaggtttgagcatACGGTTGAttcattcaatatattattttcagcagtaCCCTTAGCAGCGTCGGAGGAGCTACGCCAGGAGACCCTCCTGACCCCCTTCTAACGatcttcttcgtgatttcaggctcaggacaatTTCAAAATCCTGTGTCTGTAATAGTGACGCtcgctggaatcggaccctaaatttcccgtgagtatcaatattaatttgtattttttagTCCTTTATCATCGGAATGTTGATGTAGCGTCAGAAAATAATACCGTGTAAATGAGTGAACTGAAATTGTGAATTGGCCGAGAACAGaacgaaaaatgaaaaatttataaattacatGATAAAAATTGTGAACTGACCGACAACAATTTCAAATGAGATCAACTTGGGATGTCGGAGTTCCCGAATTTTCGTGTTGATGCTTAAATACGGATTATTCTAAACTATACTTGGAGTATTTCTTCCACTGTGATATGGTCAAATGTTATTCTTTGAATTATTGCATATATGTCAATTTTCATAGAAATATGAAGGATCCATATGAtataatgatattgaaataagaagaaaaataccCTCAGTATAGCATAAACTAATCTCTTAAATACTCATGGCACGATTATCAGCTCGAGATACACTCTTGAGAGcccaaaaaaataagaaaaatgttCGTCACAAAATATAAACTAATACGAAATCACGTCTATATACGCTATTCCTCCTTTCTCTAGTACcaaatattattactattaCTAACTTCTAATGCTAAATAAAAACAGTGTTGCAATCAATATGATCGATGCATCCAAACAAAAGGTCACAATTTTGCTTTTGAATTGattgtatattaattttattctcCATTCTCATATATCCTTGATCTGTTTTAGATTTTAGTCCTGTAACTTGACAAATTTTGGTTTTATCCAATAATTTagattttttatcttttttttccAGAAGAGACTAAGCACatcaaatattaataatttgaCATCGATCATTTATTATTTGGCTCAAATGGTATAAAAGAACTCAAGTTACACATTAAAATTCATATAAGCAAAAACAAATGGAGAAAAAACATACAAAAAAGACACTCGATATTTTCACTGGGAGGAAAAAAGTTTCCTTTTTCTTAGGTAGATTTTAATATATGTAATATAAATATAAGTTTTATTATCACTACATTAGCTACGTAAGAAAAGATAAATGTCAAATAAGTAATATTCGTTGAATTTAGTGATTTCAgggaaaaaaaaatctaatttaCTATATTAAAACTAAACTTTAACAAATTATAAGACTAAAATCCAAAAAAACCaatttaaattatcaaaattcttattttcCACAAAATGAAATATAGCATGATGTTAGCTTGGTGTAGGTTGCTTATGTTGTGCAATATAAATTTAGGGAAATTGATTATTCTAATCTATTTCAAAgtcataattttcaaaatggTCTTCTTTATTACACATTTTGCATTATAtcttatataattaaaaaaaacctaAATACCTTTTTTCTATGAACATACATGTTCTATTTTCGTGATTCATTTGTTTAATTATCTATTATTTCTCTTTAAGAGTTGATTTAACATTTGTTATGTTTTATTAAACCTACAAATTATCAAAAAATCATCACTATAATCAagtcaaatattaaaaaaaaatttaaaatcaaaattagaGCCATCAATTCTAGGCAATATACTCTAATGATTTGACATAAACAAAATTGGTAACAAAATGAGTTTGTCATAGCCCATATACACACGCACACAGTaatatcaatataaaataaatttttttttgcgtAATAATTaaagggaaaaaaataagaaaattcatacttctttaaaaaaataggATTGACGTGCTTCACGGCTGCTTCTGTCGCACGGAATTGATGAGATAATAAAATACAGAGTTTGAGATGAAGAAATTGATGGTGAATAGGATTTAAAGGATATGAAATAtctttataatttgatatgataaaaatattattttggtaaattaatttaatttaaaactaaaattgattATAATAATTGTTTGAAACCTATTTAAGAAAATCTTCCTATAAATTTATGGCACATCAATAGATATCTAATATTTCATATTACTTAAAGAGATGAATAGGGAAAGTCACCAAGCCGTTTCCTCCTGATAAATATTAAAACCTTGGTCCTTTATAAACATTACATTTACTAAAAAAAAACGATCAAACTTCTTCAAATTGTGGTTAATTCACGCTATTGAGGATTtagaatttttttacaaaattaaaTTTCATTATACGAAAGATAATTTTCTTGTCCATTAACTTGTCacattttgagttttggtcTGATATGTATTCAAAGTTTGGTTGGTATGCACTAGGTTTTAATTTCgagttattttatttcatttactaGCGTGATGATGTACACGTCAGCAATAGGACGAAACAGAACTAAAACCAAAAAATAATCACAGTTACTACACCAAGAccaaattttgaatatttagTGGACTACAACTCAAAATCGAAAAATTTAGTTGACAAAAAAAGTTTTTTTCTCTTAACAATTGATCTAAGTTAATGGGGGGAGGGGGAAATCTCTTGTTCTCCTGTAGCTGGAACCACAATAATCCTTAGTTAGAATGAGATTCCAACTCAATACGTGTGTTTTGAGATGAGTTGCTGTTTGGAGAGCACAAGCTCTATTGGGGGAGAGTTACTGTCTGTCATTGGCCTTTCGGCAGAATCAGTCGGAGGGCCCATGAGAGGCAGTGATTTACACTACGGTGGATGTCAGCAGTTCGAGTCCGCTTATCTCCAACTCATTAATTTAGCTGATACAAAATTATATGATAACACACAATTTTTTCAATTCGGTGGTTCGAACTATAATTTATCATCCATATAAGTTGATAAGATTTATTCATTTAGCAGCATCTTAAGATGACATAGTCTTATAAGGGATAGACAACAATATGATTTTTCATTGAGAAAACaattgcaaaagaataaaaataaaaatttaaaacatttaatttaattacatacgatttctaatatttttatggttaattaaatttaaacttattagaataattaatttttagtaTCATTCCAAATATATTCTTTACCCACCTAATTTCATTTTCTTAGTATATTTT
This window of the Primulina tabacum isolate GXHZ01 chromosome 12, ASM2559414v2, whole genome shotgun sequence genome carries:
- the LOC142521510 gene encoding transcription termination factor MTERF15, mitochondrial, translating into MATRNIIIGPLLQYIKKSAISITAPPFLDTNVQYFSVCAASHHSNLASLFQRYGFSPSQMPDFLRKNEFLLDSSPSEVEKSFKILLSLKLSQDFLVSTVSSCPRVLELEFLKKWQKVFLQLQICNFTSKAVKNVLEVAKKLGLSPDDVLRCILYLKDLGLTEGTIIRILEEEPMIMVSKSDEIMKKVEFLMGIGVRRKEINRIICLFPGILAYGVENRLKPLFDEFEDLGFSLSEVKREVLRDPVVLKLENGELIRCMELLRSLKCRMAIKERIFRRGEFRAGYEVKLRISCLRKHGLIYRDAFAVLWKEPRVILYEIGEIEKKIEFLVQKMRFDLQCLVEVPEYLGLNLDKQIVPRFKVIDSLRVKGGVGDEVRLRNLVKLTRLKFYNMYVKPYPELEKVYGRFSGEVQVRSRHPVGMWKLFRPQQYLESMEDAKNVE